GCTCCACGAACGGTTGCGAAACGACTGGGCCACGATGATGCTCGGAACCCACATCGTCGCGCCGCCCGTTTCGCAAGAGCTTCACGCCGATTTTCACTCGGCCTTTCGGCAGGCCGTCACCGACTTTGCCGCGTTTGCACGAATGTCGCTCATGACCCTCGTGCGTAACGCGGGCGTGACTTGCCGCAATATCGCGAACAATCTGCCGACCTATGTCACGGCTCCGTCGCTCGATGTGCTGCGACGCCGCTTTGCCGGGTCGCCGGCCGTGCTTGTCGCGGCAGGACCATCTCTGGCGAGGAATATTGAACAGTTGAAAGGAATCCAGGACCGCGCGGTCATCATCGCGGCACAGACCACGCTGCGGCCGCTGCTGTCCCGGGGGATCCGCCCGCATTTCGTCACGTCGCTGGACTACAGCGAGTTGTCACGTCAGTTCTTCGACGGCATCGACATCCCGGACGATCTGGTGCTCGTCGCGGAGCCCAAGGCGGCCTGGCAGGTGGTCGATGCGTTTCGCGGTCCGGACAAAACACGCCGGGTCATTCTGCTCGACAGTCCTTTTGCCCATCGATGCCTGACCGAGCGACTCGCAAAGCGCGCCGCGCTCGAAGCCGGAGCGACGGTCATGCACCTGGCGTTCTACCTCGCCGAGTGGCTCGGGTGCGATCCGATCATCATGATCGGTCAGGACCTCGCATTCACCGGGCACTGCTACTATTCCCCGGGCGTCGCGATACACCGTGCCTGGTCAGCGGAACTGGGACGCTACGGAACCCTGGAGATGAAGGAGTGGGAGCGAATCGTTCGCAATCGCGGCATCCTGCGAAAGACGACCGACATCGAAGGCCGCCCGATCTATACCGACGAACAGATGTTCACCTACCTCCAGCAGTTCGAGCGGGATTTCGCACGAACCACCGCCCGGGTGATTGATGCCACCGAAGGCGGCGCAAGCAAACGCGGCGCCGCGACGATGAAGCTCGAACACGTCATTCAGAATTTCTGCACCAAACCGATCGACCCGGCGCGATTCGATTACCTGAAGTCCGATTGGTACGACGCGTCAAAGCTCGCCACGGCCGCGCAGACCATACAGGCGCGCATCGAAGAGTTGGAAGCCTTCAGAGCGCTTTGCGACGAAACGCGAAACCTGCTGCCGCGCCTTCGCGGCCTTGTCGATCGGCCCGCCGAGTTCAACCGCTGCCTGGTTCGCATCGACGAATTGAGAACGCTCGTGCAGGGACACGAGACAATCTATCAAATGGTCCGCGATGTGTCGCAGTTGGCGGAGTTTCAGCGGATCGCCGCCGATCGCAGAATCAATCCGAATGCCGGCAACGAGCAACGCCGGGCCCTCAGCCAGCTCGATCGAGACGCTCGATTCATCGACGCGCTGCTCGATGGCTGCGATCGTCTGGCCGCCATCCTCGAGGAATCCCTCGAACGTTTTTCGCAATGAAACGGAAAATCCGTGAACACGAGCGATTATGGCGACTCGCCGGGCCGCGCAGTTTCTGCCTGAATTTCTGACGAAATGCGGAGCGCCTTCGATCTTTTTTTGAGGATTGGGACGGCCAATTTCGTTATACCTTGTGGGCGGCGTCTGCCGCCAAACTGCCGAGCTTAAAAACTGGCTGCGGGTTGCTGGACACCACATCGGTCGTCCATCTAGTATTTCGCTCGGTCGAGGCCCGCTCTCGGCCGTAACCTCGCTCTTAAGGAGAAGTTGATGAGAAATTCAATGCCGTTTCTATTGCGACTGCTGGCTGTTCCATTCGTCGTTGCCATGCTCGGTGCCGAATGCCCGAACAACAACAACAACAACAATAATGGCAACAACAATAACAACAATAACAACAACAACGATAACAATGTGCCGCGCCTATTCGTCGTGAACAACGCATTCAGCGTCTCTAGTTTCCTCGCCACGGCCGACGGCGACGTGCCTCCAATCACCGAGTTGCCTCTCGGCGCTTCGACTGACATCTTCCAGGCGCGCAGCGTCGTGGTGACGAAGGACGAGGTACTGCTCGTCAGCCGGCAGAACGGCGGAATCACCGCGCACGACGACGCGCTGGTCACAACCGGCGCGACTCTGGCGGATCGCATCGTTGAAGGCACCGACTCCCATCTCGATTCGCCGATCGCGTTCGCCTACGATGCTGCGACAGACACGCTCTATGTCGGCAATATCAATGCCGACCAGGGCATTCTTGTCTTCGACGATGTTTCATCGATGAGTTTCGACGGCGACGTGATGCCCTCAAGAACGTTCAATCCGCCGGACCGCGCGCCAAGTGATACCGCGGAAATGACGATCAATGCAATGTGGCTCGACGCCGATGGCGCT
This portion of the Phycisphaerae bacterium genome encodes:
- a CDS encoding motility associated factor glycosyltransferase family protein — translated: MTAHIALNPIFVENMRALWRRNPRLAQQIDELPFDVGLDVQPSRKGPPTASARTTDGRRIFLHSRYDPEREADEFVRTLEFDDAACIILSGLGLGYIAKSLVRRYGDETRIIVGEPDLAVIKSAIENTDLSSDIAQGRLEILPTHETAMLHERLRNDWATMMLGTHIVAPPVSQELHADFHSAFRQAVTDFAAFARMSLMTLVRNAGVTCRNIANNLPTYVTAPSLDVLRRRFAGSPAVLVAAGPSLARNIEQLKGIQDRAVIIAAQTTLRPLLSRGIRPHFVTSLDYSELSRQFFDGIDIPDDLVLVAEPKAAWQVVDAFRGPDKTRRVILLDSPFAHRCLTERLAKRAALEAGATVMHLAFYLAEWLGCDPIIMIGQDLAFTGHCYYSPGVAIHRAWSAELGRYGTLEMKEWERIVRNRGILRKTTDIEGRPIYTDEQMFTYLQQFERDFARTTARVIDATEGGASKRGAATMKLEHVIQNFCTKPIDPARFDYLKSDWYDASKLATAAQTIQARIEELEAFRALCDETRNLLPRLRGLVDRPAEFNRCLVRIDELRTLVQGHETIYQMVRDVSQLAEFQRIAADRRINPNAGNEQRRALSQLDRDARFIDALLDGCDRLAAILEESLERFSQ